From the Marinomonas sp. THO17 genome, one window contains:
- the tssK gene encoding type VI secretion system baseplate subunit TssK produces the protein MSRTNRFAVCWHEGMLLSPQHFQQDQIYWEAQLQHLSLHLQPYRWGIVSLRLDESRLLDGVIYVQSLQAIMPDGLWVEYDVRDDAPLMLDLQQVSQWDRQDCVKIKLTVPIRMPGAASQSADIQRFSVVESAPAKDDNTGEGELALQRLQPILSLQASQDVSAQYISMPLFEVAKQDGAHFQVTDYCPPMLGIAADAFLTSEDNQQSRSALQKQLQQLAFSMRKKARQLAGYSDDEERLGNRVSEQHKQWIRAMVQHLSEFELLADQDHTSPWQLYQILARLVGAMSELDQQLIPPKLPSYQHNDCYQSIKVALAYLNQQLDRVNVRYTSLPFEENQEGVFSILFDKAWGQQDLLIELKPKATQTQSDLAEWLRDCRIASSKLHKELATKRLLGASTQAVEYDEATGLKAGPNQGLFYLQVSPQFIKAGQTLILTCTNGKLKHLQPKAIVVHLPHETEQG, from the coding sequence ATGAGCCGCACAAACCGCTTTGCCGTCTGTTGGCACGAGGGCATGTTGCTGTCCCCTCAGCATTTCCAACAGGATCAAATCTATTGGGAAGCTCAGCTTCAACACTTATCCTTGCATCTGCAACCTTATCGTTGGGGCATCGTCAGCTTACGCCTGGACGAAAGCCGTTTACTGGATGGGGTGATTTACGTCCAGTCTCTGCAAGCCATCATGCCAGACGGCCTATGGGTGGAATACGACGTGCGTGATGACGCGCCCTTAATGCTGGATTTACAACAAGTGTCCCAATGGGACCGTCAGGATTGTGTGAAAATCAAACTGACCGTGCCCATTCGTATGCCGGGGGCGGCCAGCCAGAGCGCCGACATACAGCGTTTTTCTGTGGTAGAAAGTGCTCCTGCAAAAGACGACAACACAGGCGAAGGGGAACTGGCGTTACAGCGTTTGCAGCCCATTTTGTCGTTACAAGCCAGCCAGGACGTCAGCGCCCAATACATCAGCATGCCCCTGTTTGAAGTGGCCAAACAAGATGGCGCGCACTTTCAAGTGACCGACTATTGTCCCCCCATGTTGGGCATCGCCGCCGATGCCTTCTTAACCAGTGAAGACAATCAACAAAGCCGTTCGGCCTTGCAAAAACAGCTGCAACAATTGGCCTTTAGTATGCGTAAAAAAGCCCGCCAATTGGCAGGCTATTCAGACGATGAAGAACGTTTGGGTAACCGCGTCAGTGAACAGCATAAACAGTGGATACGCGCCATGGTGCAGCATTTGTCTGAGTTTGAATTGCTGGCCGATCAGGATCACACCTCACCTTGGCAACTTTATCAGATCTTGGCGCGACTGGTGGGCGCCATGTCGGAACTGGATCAACAACTGATTCCCCCCAAACTGCCGTCTTATCAACATAATGATTGCTATCAAAGTATTAAGGTAGCCTTGGCTTATCTCAATCAACAACTGGATAGGGTGAACGTGCGTTACACCAGCCTACCATTTGAAGAAAACCAAGAAGGCGTGTTCTCGATTTTGTTTGACAAGGCGTGGGGGCAGCAAGATTTACTGATCGAACTCAAACCCAAAGCCACCCAGACCCAGTCAGATCTAGCAGAGTGGTTAAGGGATTGTCGCATTGCCTCGAGTAAACTGCACAAAGAACTGGCCACCAAACGCTTGCTGGGCGCAAGCACACAAGCCGTAGAATACGACGAGGCCACTGGCCTCAAAGCGGGCCCAAATCAGGGGCTGTTTTATCTGCAAGTGAGCCCACAATTCATCAAAGCTGGGCAAACCCTGATCCTCACCTGTACCAATGGCAAGCTTAAGCATCTGCAACCTAAAGCCATTGTGGTGCATCTGCCCCATGAGACTGAGCAAGGGTGA
- the tssG gene encoding type VI secretion system baseplate subunit TssG, with product MATTHWRTGYSVAELFVEPDANWSFHQLTRLLVGMNLHDDDLLEALNNSLFFSSFHSQVLPPGEIRKVTLADTDALGRVNKQGNSKDQIKTAKRKQNKAKHQVECSYYNLTGLDGPLVEPFVDLLRQDLRYGKGALAAFIDLFNNRLQALRYLIHAQHHATLTSSLAQHTSMGQFMLAISGHEDSLQRQRHQQEDATLLSLAGSLANCRMTLPMMRKLFAIVLGVSLIALRSLVGRWLTIQKNDHTLLGQRNQRLSAEATLGTRVWDQQAAVELVLGPLSLVRIQRLVPGGTEHQALRDLVSWVCDKRSDCRITLVCLDDDVEPKVTTLSHQEGGNNRLAYGAVLQGQDKARKEVRFMLDLVQ from the coding sequence ATGGCAACCACGCATTGGCGAACAGGTTATTCTGTAGCAGAGCTTTTTGTTGAGCCCGACGCCAACTGGTCCTTCCATCAGTTGACGCGCTTACTGGTGGGCATGAACCTGCATGACGATGACTTGTTAGAAGCCTTGAACAACAGCCTATTTTTTAGCAGTTTTCATTCACAGGTCTTGCCGCCCGGTGAAATACGCAAGGTGACCCTGGCCGATACGGACGCACTAGGCAGAGTGAACAAACAAGGCAATAGCAAAGACCAGATCAAGACAGCAAAGCGCAAGCAAAACAAGGCCAAACACCAAGTGGAGTGCAGCTATTACAACCTAACCGGATTGGATGGGCCATTGGTGGAACCTTTTGTGGACTTGTTGCGTCAGGATTTACGCTATGGCAAAGGCGCTTTGGCGGCCTTTATTGATCTTTTTAACAATCGACTGCAGGCCCTGCGTTATCTGATTCACGCACAACATCATGCCACCTTAACCAGCAGCTTGGCGCAGCACACCAGTATGGGGCAATTTATGCTGGCCATCAGTGGCCATGAGGACAGCTTACAACGCCAGCGTCATCAGCAAGAGGACGCCACCTTATTGTCCCTTGCGGGCAGTTTGGCTAACTGCCGTATGACCTTACCCATGATGCGAAAACTCTTCGCCATCGTGCTGGGGGTCAGCCTGATTGCCTTGCGCAGTTTGGTCGGGCGTTGGCTAACAATACAGAAAAATGACCATACTTTATTAGGCCAACGCAACCAGCGTTTGTCCGCAGAGGCAACCCTAGGCACCCGAGTCTGGGACCAACAGGCGGCAGTGGAGCTGGTGTTAGGGCCACTGAGTTTGGTGCGGATTCAGCGCTTGGTGCCCGGCGGAACAGAACACCAAGCTTTGCGCGATCTGGTCTCTTGGGTGTGCGATAAACGCAGCGATTGTCGCATTACATTGGTGTGTTTGGATGACGATGTCGAGCCCAAAGTCACCACCTTGAGTCACCAAGAGGGCGGCAACAATCGCTTGGCCTATGGCGCCGTATTGCAAGGACAAGATAAAGCCAGAAAAGAGGTACGTTTTATGTTGGATTTGGTGCAATAA
- the tssF gene encoding type VI secretion system baseplate subunit TssF has protein sequence MSQSYALFQQEMRYLRQSVEEFSRTYPEAAAELKLSAGRSNDPHVEQLLQSFAYMTGRLRADLNDQKNQIPNQLLHSLYPNLIRSLPCMAVLQANVEPDGANFVNGYCFEKGRQLIGTAQRIGKNGQKESLDCRFTNCYHTDLWPLQVTDTKVLPKNSVLGLEETVGKNTIFQSVVSIQVDNTGTEAIQNYPISRLRFYLCDSSHQAQLYQMLCDALVAVAVKVEDKITLLRPPQGQSPSGFQSALQSVVEWQGFADDQNVLPDDAGSQRAYRLLQEYFAFVEKFYFFDLLNLAHNQALNGAQDRFEILFLLDQSANSVQLNTRSFLLNCFPVINLYEKTFKPIPLQHHQHEYRVLADEKHYMNAEVHSLTQVKSISASGQSRLVTPWLGPNLNAQGQEYYVTRLVELMKPGERGCDTFLAIYQADFSTAQPIDQTLSIKGLCNNRRLPESLREGQALQLFGSGPMLSASILGIPTQFKGAQLDGQNTVKLLSQLSLNLDSLSAGDSSLASLKHILRLYCDPMSRSHLRQVEGLVELTAAAVVKRMGKDMWRGHCRGTELSLLINEDYFSSSNPILLGSVLSYFFGLYTSLNHFVQLKLISDQREGVWQQWQPRIGEQVIL, from the coding sequence ATGTCGCAAAGTTATGCTTTATTTCAACAGGAAATGCGCTATCTACGACAATCCGTGGAGGAGTTCAGTCGTACCTATCCAGAAGCCGCCGCCGAACTCAAACTCAGCGCTGGCCGTTCCAATGATCCTCACGTGGAGCAGCTGTTACAATCGTTTGCCTACATGACAGGGCGCTTACGGGCGGATCTCAATGACCAGAAAAACCAAATCCCCAACCAGTTGTTGCACAGTCTCTACCCCAACCTGATTCGCTCCTTGCCTTGCATGGCGGTGTTGCAAGCCAACGTTGAGCCGGACGGAGCGAATTTTGTCAATGGCTATTGTTTTGAGAAAGGTCGCCAGCTAATTGGTACGGCGCAACGCATAGGTAAGAATGGCCAAAAAGAAAGCTTAGACTGTCGTTTTACCAACTGTTACCACACCGACTTATGGCCCTTACAAGTGACCGACACCAAGGTATTGCCGAAAAACAGTGTGTTGGGCTTAGAAGAGACGGTCGGCAAGAACACCATTTTTCAGTCTGTGGTGTCCATTCAGGTGGACAACACAGGGACGGAAGCCATACAAAACTACCCCATTTCCCGGTTGCGCTTTTACCTGTGTGATTCGAGCCATCAAGCGCAATTGTACCAAATGCTGTGCGATGCTTTGGTGGCGGTGGCGGTGAAAGTGGAGGACAAGATAACCCTGTTGCGCCCACCTCAAGGACAGTCTCCATCAGGCTTTCAATCGGCTCTTCAATCCGTTGTGGAATGGCAAGGTTTCGCGGACGATCAAAATGTCTTGCCCGATGACGCGGGCAGCCAGCGCGCTTATCGCTTGCTACAGGAATACTTTGCCTTTGTGGAAAAATTTTACTTTTTTGATTTGCTCAATCTAGCGCACAATCAAGCCTTGAATGGGGCTCAAGACCGCTTTGAGATTCTCTTTTTACTGGATCAATCGGCCAACAGTGTGCAGCTCAATACCCGCAGCTTCCTACTGAATTGCTTTCCAGTGATCAACCTGTATGAGAAGACCTTCAAACCCATTCCGTTACAACACCATCAGCATGAATATCGCGTATTGGCCGATGAAAAACATTACATGAATGCCGAAGTTCACAGCTTAACGCAAGTCAAAAGCATTTCCGCCTCAGGGCAAAGCCGATTGGTGACACCCTGGTTAGGGCCCAACTTAAACGCTCAGGGGCAAGAATACTATGTGACCCGTTTGGTGGAATTAATGAAACCGGGGGAACGTGGTTGCGATACCTTCTTAGCCATTTATCAGGCGGACTTTTCGACCGCGCAACCCATAGATCAAACCCTGTCCATTAAAGGCCTGTGCAATAATCGTCGTTTGCCTGAATCCCTACGTGAAGGCCAAGCCCTGCAATTGTTTGGCTCAGGCCCCATGCTCAGTGCTTCGATTTTGGGGATCCCCACTCAGTTCAAAGGCGCGCAATTGGACGGTCAAAATACCGTGAAACTCCTGTCACAGTTGTCCTTGAATCTGGACAGTTTAAGCGCCGGCGACTCTTCATTAGCCAGTTTGAAACACATCTTGCGGTTGTATTGCGATCCTATGTCTCGTTCCCACTTACGCCAAGTGGAGGGACTGGTCGAGTTGACTGCCGCCGCCGTGGTGAAACGCATGGGCAAAGACATGTGGCGCGGACACTGTCGCGGTACCGAACTTTCCTTGTTGATTAATGAAGACTATTTTTCCAGCTCAAACCCCATCTTATTGGGCAGTGTGTTGAGCTATTTTTTCGGTTTGTATACCAGCTTGAATCACTTTGTGCAGCTTAAGCTGATCAGTGATCAACGTGAAGGAGTGTGGCAGCAATGGCAACCACGCATTGGCGAACAGGTTATTCTGTAG
- a CDS encoding type VI secretion system tube protein Hcp encodes MDLILLQFGVDTIASGQPNKDGTGIGTMIDGEVGEGDGPAWAALKANAGGVHFDGAKCIELVSINQGIQQQVTTDVSNNSRTSGRPVITDFTCVKYTDYTSPKMYDYCLRALTLDKVGGPPTTLWVLRNSGDQFNIIMRIELRLALISEIHFQSHPNDMPTEQFKLNFIEIGWHHQVQGADVANTAGFSAAAWSIAKNRPIAALSS; translated from the coding sequence ATGGATCTAATATTATTGCAATTTGGTGTCGATACAATCGCCTCTGGGCAGCCAAATAAAGATGGGACCGGGATAGGCACCATGATAGATGGTGAGGTAGGTGAAGGTGATGGTCCTGCGTGGGCGGCCTTAAAGGCCAATGCCGGTGGAGTACACTTTGACGGTGCAAAATGCATTGAGTTGGTGTCCATTAATCAAGGCATTCAGCAGCAGGTGACCACGGATGTGAGTAATAACTCGCGTACTTCGGGGCGACCAGTCATTACCGATTTTACCTGTGTGAAATACACGGATTACACCTCGCCAAAAATGTATGACTACTGCTTAAGGGCATTAACTCTCGACAAGGTCGGAGGACCACCAACCACCTTATGGGTACTGCGTAACTCAGGCGATCAGTTCAATATTATCATGCGCATCGAATTGCGTTTGGCCTTGATCAGTGAAATCCATTTTCAGTCGCACCCCAATGACATGCCGACGGAGCAATTTAAACTGAATTTCATTGAGATAGGTTGGCATCATCAAGTACAGGGTGCGGACGTGGCCAATACGGCAGGTTTCTCCGCCGCCGCTTGGAGTATCGCGAAAAACCGACCCATTGCGGCCTTATCAAGCTAA
- the tssC gene encoding type VI secretion system contractile sheath large subunit, with product MESNQKKLSRVRSPRVHITYDVEIGDAIVQRELPLIVGVLADLSGAPTEPLPPVKEREFVQIDRDNFDDIMKGCQVRLAYVVPNVIDEESERLNVELFFNGMADFEPISLVKQLTITNTLYESRNRIRDMLAKLDGNDPLDAILSEIIADEALQQELIGLFGSDVSSWSSVTPSKLVTRMLDEGQMALDQTQVPYSLELIGEFAASILQNVPDNPGRFAGDRMTDKIALIDTQLTNQINQVMHASEFQALEATWRGLNFLVMNTETGASLKIRLLNIAKKDLLKDLQKAVEFDQSALFKKVYEEEFGTHGGDPFSFLVGDYEFGRHPEDIELLEKLSGVAASAHAPFISAAYAKLFDMEDFFSLSQPRDLTKIFESAELIKWRSFRESDDAKYVSLTLPKVLLRLPYGPETVVAEGFDFVEDVDGSDAKKYLWGNPAFILSQRVTNAYAKHGWLAAIRGVEGGGLVEGLPAHTFKTPSGDIKLTCPTQVQITDRREKELNDLGFMAILHRKGSDKAAFFGGQTTGQPQKYNTDAANANARISTMLPYVLNASRFAHYIKVIMRDKIGSFATRDSVSDYLNNWISNYVLVDDSAPQEMKASYPLRESRIDVFDVPGKPGSYRSVVFLRPHFQLEELTASIRLVAELP from the coding sequence TTGGAAAGTAATCAGAAAAAACTGTCCAGGGTACGGTCGCCAAGGGTTCATATCACCTACGATGTTGAAATAGGGGACGCCATTGTACAAAGAGAATTACCGCTTATTGTCGGCGTGTTGGCGGATTTATCCGGTGCGCCAACGGAACCCTTACCGCCGGTGAAAGAGCGTGAATTTGTGCAAATTGACCGTGATAACTTTGATGACATCATGAAAGGCTGTCAGGTCAGATTGGCTTATGTGGTGCCTAATGTTATTGACGAAGAAAGTGAGCGATTAAACGTGGAACTCTTCTTTAATGGCATGGCCGACTTTGAGCCCATTAGTCTGGTAAAACAACTGACCATCACCAACACCCTCTATGAATCCCGAAATCGCATTCGTGACATGTTGGCCAAGTTGGATGGCAATGACCCACTGGACGCCATTTTATCCGAGATAATAGCAGACGAGGCCCTGCAACAAGAGTTAATCGGCTTGTTTGGCAGTGATGTGTCAAGCTGGTCAAGTGTGACACCGTCTAAATTGGTGACGCGCATGTTGGACGAAGGCCAGATGGCGCTGGATCAAACTCAGGTGCCTTATTCCCTTGAATTGATCGGCGAATTCGCCGCTTCCATCTTACAGAACGTACCGGACAATCCGGGGCGTTTTGCCGGTGATCGAATGACCGACAAAATTGCCTTGATTGACACTCAGCTCACCAATCAAATTAATCAGGTCATGCACGCCAGTGAATTCCAAGCCTTGGAAGCCACGTGGCGAGGCTTGAACTTCTTGGTGATGAATACCGAGACCGGAGCCAGCCTCAAAATTCGCTTACTCAACATCGCCAAAAAGGATCTGTTAAAAGACCTGCAAAAAGCCGTGGAGTTCGATCAAAGTGCCTTATTTAAAAAGGTCTATGAGGAAGAATTTGGTACTCACGGTGGCGATCCCTTCTCCTTTTTGGTGGGGGATTACGAATTTGGTCGTCATCCAGAAGACATCGAATTATTGGAAAAACTTTCTGGTGTGGCGGCTTCAGCGCACGCGCCTTTCATTTCAGCCGCTTATGCCAAGCTGTTTGATATGGAAGACTTTTTCAGTCTGTCACAGCCCAGGGACTTGACCAAGATCTTCGAAAGTGCGGAATTGATAAAATGGCGCAGTTTCCGCGAAAGTGACGACGCCAAATACGTTTCCCTAACCCTGCCCAAAGTCTTATTACGCTTGCCTTATGGGCCAGAAACCGTGGTCGCAGAAGGCTTTGACTTTGTCGAAGATGTCGATGGCAGTGATGCCAAAAAATACCTCTGGGGCAACCCAGCCTTCATCTTGTCACAGCGAGTCACCAATGCCTATGCCAAACATGGCTGGCTCGCTGCCATTCGTGGTGTCGAAGGGGGCGGTTTGGTCGAAGGCTTACCAGCCCATACTTTTAAAACCCCATCCGGGGACATTAAGTTGACCTGTCCAACCCAAGTACAGATCACCGACCGACGCGAGAAAGAGCTAAACGACCTTGGGTTTATGGCGATTTTGCATCGAAAAGGCAGTGACAAGGCGGCTTTCTTTGGCGGTCAGACCACGGGGCAACCGCAAAAATACAATACCGATGCGGCCAACGCCAACGCGCGCATTTCGACCATGTTGCCTTATGTGCTCAATGCCTCGCGTTTTGCGCACTACATTAAGGTCATCATGCGCGACAAAATTGGTAGTTTTGCGACGCGTGACAGCGTTTCCGACTATCTGAATAACTGGATCAGCAACTATGTCTTAGTGGACGACTCCGCACCACAGGAAATGAAAGCCAGCTACCCTTTACGAGAATCACGCATTGATGTGTTTGATGTGCCAGGTAAGCCAGGAAGCTATCGTTCGGTGGTGTTTTTACGTCCCCATTTCCAATTGGAAGAACTGACAGCGTCCATACGCTTGGTGGCCGAGTTGCCGTAA
- a CDS encoding SPOR domain-containing protein — protein sequence MRKTIIIYFNIMLLGIILVLYLPSHINTKYKNNRLYTVDADSLISPYPLSSMHLPAANKGAKYTLQVGLHRELGQATDQAQRIEFDAPLRIIKAKDHQKEWFLILVGPYSNKFKAEQAKQALQDEGISSRVSLWPSGAQ from the coding sequence ATGCGCAAGACCATCATTATCTATTTTAATATTATGTTATTGGGCATAATTTTAGTCCTCTATTTGCCTTCTCATATTAATACCAAATACAAAAATAATCGCCTTTACACCGTAGACGCAGATTCTCTCATATCGCCTTATCCACTGAGCAGCATGCACCTACCTGCTGCAAATAAAGGCGCGAAATATACGCTTCAAGTGGGCTTGCATCGTGAATTGGGGCAAGCAACAGACCAAGCGCAGCGTATCGAATTCGACGCGCCATTGCGGATTATTAAGGCGAAAGACCACCAAAAAGAGTGGTTTTTAATTTTGGTTGGTCCCTATTCAAACAAGTTTAAAGCAGAGCAAGCGAAACAAGCATTGCAAGATGAAGGCATCTCTTCTAGGGTCAGTTTATGGCCTAGTGGCGCTCAGTAA
- a CDS encoding transporter substrate-binding domain-containing protein, whose protein sequence is MRVIRLLLGISFLVLGICHLAQADCLDIRIDTPAPLKVGVKFSPPFIYESNASDTEYAGWSGIGADLWREIANCLRLSYRFIEFVDDQDIITALNQQKIDVVLGPFVPNAEVEGMADFSHSYFQGHIGVLVAQESGWANLLRLVKNFPFMETLLVLLVLLSIMVFTALLYWRAENKNLNPLFSDGPLKGFFNAMIWSTLLVFSGQGSPFEVKHRAGQVLVIILMFFGVSFVSIVTALLTSALTLQGLGAQISNVNDLADKNIAYLNVLNSDLKGQSVENFLQQHKLQDSKQLFSWSQVLLSLQEKRLDAFIHNKEEMQFLVKSGYLKDVTVLPLDLDQKNYSILMTKNSPLTKPINRQILSTVNSREWQIRYEEYLH, encoded by the coding sequence ATGAGAGTGATTCGTCTCCTCCTTGGGATCAGTTTTCTTGTGCTCGGTATCTGCCATCTTGCCCAAGCGGATTGCTTAGACATCAGGATAGATACCCCGGCTCCCCTTAAAGTTGGCGTAAAATTTTCTCCTCCTTTTATTTATGAATCCAATGCTTCCGACACTGAATATGCTGGCTGGTCTGGCATTGGAGCGGATCTGTGGCGAGAAATAGCGAATTGTTTGCGACTTTCTTATCGCTTTATAGAATTTGTCGATGATCAAGACATCATTACCGCTCTCAATCAACAAAAAATCGATGTGGTACTGGGGCCCTTTGTGCCCAATGCTGAAGTGGAAGGGATGGCCGACTTTTCTCACAGTTATTTTCAAGGTCACATTGGCGTATTGGTTGCTCAAGAATCTGGCTGGGCGAACCTGCTTCGTCTGGTGAAAAACTTTCCTTTTATGGAGACCCTACTGGTCTTACTGGTGCTATTGTCTATCATGGTGTTCACGGCCTTATTGTACTGGCGGGCAGAGAATAAAAACCTCAACCCCTTGTTTAGCGATGGGCCGTTAAAAGGCTTTTTCAATGCCATGATTTGGTCCACATTGTTGGTCTTCTCAGGTCAAGGCAGTCCTTTTGAAGTGAAACACAGAGCGGGGCAAGTGCTGGTCATTATTTTAATGTTTTTTGGTGTGAGTTTTGTCTCTATCGTGACCGCCTTACTGACTTCCGCATTAACCCTGCAAGGGTTAGGGGCACAGATCTCCAATGTAAATGATTTGGCTGATAAAAATATTGCTTACTTAAATGTACTGAATTCGGATTTGAAAGGTCAGAGTGTGGAAAATTTTTTACAGCAACATAAGCTTCAAGACAGCAAGCAATTGTTTTCTTGGAGCCAGGTGCTGCTGAGTTTGCAAGAGAAACGATTGGATGCCTTCATTCATAATAAAGAAGAAATGCAGTTTCTAGTAAAGTCTGGCTATTTAAAAGATGTCACCGTGTTACCCCTTGACCTAGACCAAAAGAACTATTCCATCTTAATGACCAAAAACAGCCCTCTCACTAAGCCCATCAATAGACAGATACTAAGCACAGTGAACAGCAGAGAATGGCAGATTCGTTATGAAGAATATTTACACTGA
- a CDS encoding HAD family hydrolase has translation MSSLKTENENLMTAGKKDYQLFIFDMDGVLVDSLMVMQMAFRASIFDYFGFAIASRSVEALFREYQKHLGKGFKQIMKELGLPTELLPHFSRHSRYLADYVLPYPDIEALLKWLTEQEKTLCVATGKEGRRAKDILRNLDLLKYFDQVVGADQAPAKPNPSVLLDYMKHYETSPDKTLMIGDAPADLLCAKRAGIDSAAALWGYNQVDELAGYQPTFYFYSPAQMRVYFSGGKA, from the coding sequence ATGTCGAGCCTTAAGACTGAAAACGAAAACCTCATGACAGCAGGGAAAAAAGATTATCAATTGTTTATTTTTGATATGGATGGGGTCTTGGTAGACAGTTTAATGGTAATGCAAATGGCCTTTAGGGCCTCTATCTTTGATTATTTTGGTTTTGCCATTGCCTCCCGCTCCGTGGAGGCCTTGTTTCGCGAATATCAAAAGCACTTGGGTAAAGGCTTTAAGCAGATTATGAAAGAGTTAGGTTTGCCGACAGAGTTGCTGCCGCATTTTAGTCGGCACAGTCGATATTTAGCGGATTATGTATTGCCGTATCCGGACATCGAAGCCTTATTAAAGTGGTTAACTGAGCAGGAAAAAACCTTATGTGTGGCGACCGGAAAAGAGGGGCGGCGGGCAAAAGACATATTACGCAACCTAGATTTGTTGAAGTATTTTGATCAAGTCGTGGGGGCCGACCAAGCGCCTGCTAAGCCTAATCCCAGCGTCTTACTGGATTACATGAAGCACTACGAGACATCGCCAGACAAAACCTTAATGATAGGCGATGCACCAGCGGATCTGTTGTGTGCCAAGCGTGCAGGAATTGACTCTGCGGCGGCCTTATGGGGCTATAATCAAGTAGATGAGTTAGCGGGTTACCAGCCGACATTTTACTTTTATTCTCCTGCTCAAATGCGGGTGTATTTTTCGGGAGGGAAGGCATGA
- a CDS encoding SLC13 family permease codes for MNDLLDKPSFESTEIESKTKQDTLFKLIGWLVTLALPLYLFFNMPKQVVDLAGSEGVTFLALIVGAVSMWVFRLTPNFVPSLLVTILAVVLNLAPREVVMAGFGSNVIFLVLGMFLFAALMSTSGLARRISLWLTTRLPNNRFTQPFILFGLGASLSSLIPSPLGRSAIMTPLALDLTRLSDNPHRHATLQISSMQGSFLLCTIFLTGNPLNFVMLGFLDMQTQFYFQWGNWLQSTLIAGVILLIFYLLWMLWRCRHEQTVSSSEIKRLKQELQSLGGLDNKEKGAVIAMMLLVGSILSMSLHHIELAWVALFIAMTIFLFDGLTIEDMRSRVDWPTLLFIASIVSWGPMIQHLNLDQLALDHLKWLGTYISTSPLSGILLLSLVVFGIRLFFPGPPTFVILMSVLISVSGGAAMSPWVLGFCLLLLSESFIFSYQHGVSAQVSAALNDEKLLHKDMQKAFLTSNIWFCFARVVALCASLAYWSQQALI; via the coding sequence ATGAATGATCTTCTTGACAAACCTAGCTTTGAATCCACTGAAATAGAATCCAAAACCAAGCAGGATACTCTTTTTAAGCTGATTGGTTGGCTGGTGACCTTAGCGCTTCCATTATATTTGTTTTTCAATATGCCTAAGCAGGTTGTTGATTTAGCAGGTTCTGAGGGGGTGACTTTTTTGGCACTGATTGTCGGTGCTGTGAGCATGTGGGTGTTTAGGCTCACGCCCAACTTTGTGCCCTCTCTGTTAGTGACCATTTTAGCCGTGGTTTTAAATTTAGCTCCGCGAGAAGTGGTGATGGCCGGGTTTGGCTCGAATGTCATTTTTTTAGTGCTTGGCATGTTTTTATTTGCCGCCCTGATGAGTACTTCTGGCTTGGCGAGAAGGATATCTTTATGGTTGACCACCCGCTTACCCAATAATCGTTTTACCCAACCCTTTATCCTATTTGGCTTGGGGGCGTCATTATCTTCTCTTATTCCCTCACCATTAGGACGATCCGCCATCATGACACCTTTGGCGCTGGACTTAACCAGATTGTCTGACAATCCCCATCGTCATGCGACACTGCAAATCAGTTCGATGCAGGGCAGTTTTTTGTTGTGCACTATTTTTCTAACGGGAAATCCTCTTAACTTTGTGATGCTGGGCTTTTTGGATATGCAAACCCAGTTTTATTTCCAATGGGGGAATTGGCTGCAAAGTACCTTAATCGCAGGTGTCATCTTATTGATTTTTTACCTGCTGTGGATGCTATGGCGCTGTCGACATGAGCAAACCGTGTCCAGCAGCGAAATTAAAAGATTAAAGCAAGAATTACAATCCCTAGGAGGGCTGGATAACAAAGAGAAAGGTGCTGTGATCGCCATGATGTTATTAGTAGGGTCCATCTTAAGCATGTCATTGCATCACATTGAATTGGCTTGGGTCGCCTTATTCATCGCCATGACCATCTTTCTTTTTGATGGCTTAACAATCGAGGATATGCGCAGTCGGGTCGATTGGCCCACCTTGCTGTTTATTGCTTCCATTGTCTCTTGGGGCCCCATGATTCAGCATTTGAATTTAGATCAATTGGCTCTTGATCACCTGAAGTGGTTAGGCACATACATATCAACCAGCCCACTTTCTGGTATTTTGCTACTCAGTTTGGTGGTGTTTGGGATTCGCCTATTTTTTCCCGGGCCACCTACTTTTGTGATCTTAATGAGTGTCTTGATTTCAGTGTCAGGGGGGGCTGCTATGTCTCCTTGGGTATTGGGCTTTTGCCTTCTACTACTCAGCGAGTCTTTTATATTTTCTTACCAACATGGCGTCTCGGCACAAGTGAGTGCAGCGTTAAACGATGAAAAGCTATTACATAAAGACATGCAGAAAGCCTTCCTGACATCCAATATCTGGTTTTGTTTTGCCCGGGTGGTCGCCCTATGCGCCTCGTTAGCTTATTGGTCGCAACAAGCATTGATTTAA